Proteins encoded within one genomic window of Macaca fascicularis isolate 582-1 chromosome 16, T2T-MFA8v1.1:
- the KRT16 gene encoding keratin, type I cytoskeletal 16, translating to MTTCSRQFTSSSSMKGSCGIGGGIGGGSSRISSVLAGGSCRAPSTYGGGLSVSSSRFSSGGACGLGGGYGGGFSSSSSFGSGFGGGYGAGFGAGLGAGLGGGFGGGFAGGDGLLVGSEKVTMQNLNDRLASYLDKVRALEEANADLEVKIRDWYQRQRPSEIKDYSPYFKTIEDLRNKIIAATIENAQPILQIDNARLAADDFRTKYEHELALRQTVEADVNGLRRVLDELTLARTDLEMQIEGLKEELAYLRKNHEEEMLALRGQSGGDVNVEMDAAPGVDLSRILNEMRDQYEQMAEKNRRDAEAWFLSKTEELNKEVASNSELVQSSRTEVTELRRVFQGLEIELQSQLSMKASLENSLEETKGRYCMQLSQIQGLIGSVEEQLAQLRCEMEQQSQEYQILLDVKTRLEQEIATYRRLLEGEDAHLSSQHASGQSYSSREVFTSSSSSSSRQTRPILKEQGSSSFSQGQSSSN from the exons ATGACCACCTGCAGTCGCCAGTTCACCTCCTCCAGCTCCATGAAGGGCTCCTGCGGCATCGGGGGCGGCATCGGGGGCGGCTCCAGCCGCATCTCCTCCGTCCTGGCCGGAGGGTCCTGCCGCGCCCCCAGCACCTACGGCGGGGGCCTGTCTGTCTCCTCCTCCCGCTTCTCCTCTGGGGGAGCCTGCGGGCTGGGGGGCGGCTATGGCGGTGgcttcagcagcagcagcagctttgGTAGTGGCTTCGGGGGAGGATATGGTGCTGGCTTCGGTGCTGGCTTGGGTGCTGGCTTGGGTGGTGGCTTTGGTGGTGGCTTTGCTGGTGGTGATGGGCTTCTGGTGGGCAGTGAGAAGGTGACCATGCAGAACCTCAACGACCGCCTGGCCTCCTACCTGGACAAGGTGCGTGCTCTGGAGGAGGCCAACGCCGACCTGGAGGTGAAGATCCGCGACTGGTACCAGAGGCAGCGGCCCAGTGAGATCAAAGACTACAGTCCCTACTTCAAGACCATCGAGGACCTGAGGAACAAG ATCATTGCAGCCACCATTGAGAATGCGCAGCCCATTTTGCAGATTGACAATGCCAGGCTGGCAGCCGATGACTTCAGGACAAA GTACGAGCATGAACTGGCCCTGCGGCAGACCGTGGAGGCCGATGTCAATGGCCTGCGCCGGGTGTTGGATGAGCTGACCCTGGCCAGGACTGACCTGGAGATGCAGATCGAAGGCCTGAAGGAGGAGCTGGCCTACCTGAGGAAGAACCATGAGGAG GAGATGCTTGCTCTTCGAGGTCAGAGCGGTGGAGATGTGAACGTGGAGATGGATGCCGCACCTGGCGTGGACCTGAGCCGCATCCTGAATGAGATGCGCGACCAGTACGAGCAGATGGCAGAGAAAAACCGCAGAGATGCTGAGGCCTGGTTCCTGAGCAAG ACCGAGGAGCTAAACAAAGAAGTGGCCTCCAACAGCGAACTGGTACAGAGCAGCCGCACTGAGGTGACGGAGCTCCGGAGGGTGTTCCAGGGCCTGGAGATTgagctgcagtcccagctcaGCATG AAAGCATCCCTGGAGAACAGCCTGGAGGAGACCAAAGGCCGCTACTGCATGCAGCTGTCCCAGATCCAGGGACTGATCGGCAGCGTGGAGGAGCAGCTGGCCCAGCTACGTTGTGAGATGGAGCAGCAGAGCCAGGAGTACCAGATCCTGCTGGACGTGAAGACGCGGCTGGAGCAGGAGATCGCCACCTACCGCCGCCTGCTGGAGGGCGAGGACGCCCA CCTTTCCTCCCAGCACGCATCTGGCCAATCCTATTCTTCCCGCGAGG TCTTCACCTCCTCCTCGTCTTCTTCGAGCCGTCAGACCCGGCCCATCCTCAAGGAGCAGGGCTCATCCAGCTTCAGCCAGGGCCAGAGCTCCTCGAACTGA
- the KRT17 gene encoding keratin, type I cytoskeletal 17 produces MTTTIRQFTSSSSIKGSSGLGGGSSRTSCRLSGGLGAGSCRLGSAGGLGSALGGSSYSSCYSFGSGGGYGSSFGGVDGLLAGGEKATMQNLNDRLASYLDKVRALEEANTELEVKIRDWYQRQAPGPARDYSQYHRTIEELQNKILTATVDNANILLQIDNARLAADDFRTKFETEQALRLSVEADINGLRRVLDELTLARADLEMQIENLKEELAYLKKNHEEEMNALRGQVGGEINVEMDAAPGVDLSRILNEMRDQYEKMAEKNRKDAEDWFFSKTEELNREVATNSELVQSGKSEISELRRTMQALEIELQSQLSMKASLEGSLAETENRYCVQLSQIQGLIGSVEEQLAQLRCEMEQQNQEYKILLDVKTRLEQEIATYRRLLEGEDAHLTQYKKEPVTTRQVRTIVEEVQDGKVISSREQVHQTTR; encoded by the exons atgaccaccaccatcCGCCAGTTCacctcctccagctccatcaaGGGCTCCTCCGGCCTGGGGGGCGGCTCATCCCGCACCTCCTGTCGGCTGTCTGGCGGCCTGGGTGCCGGCTCCTGCAGGCTGGGATCTGCTGGAGGCCTGGGCAGCGCCCTCGGAGGTAGCAGCTACTCTAGCTGCTACAGCTTTGGTTCTGGCGGTGGCTATGGCAGCAGCTTTGGGGGCGTTGATGGGCTGCTGGCCGGAGGTGAGAAGGCCACCATGCAGAACCTCAATGACCGCCTGGCCTCCTACCTGGACAAGGTGCGCGCCCTGGAGGAGGCCAACACTGAACTGGAGGTGAAGATCCGTGATTGGTACCAGAGGCAGGCCCCGGGGCCCGCCCGTGACTACAGCCAGTACCACAGGACGATCGAGGAGCTACAGAACAAG ATCCTCACAGCCACCGTGGACAATGCCAACATCCTGTTGCAGATCGACAATGCCCGTCTGGCTGCTGATGACTTCCGCACCAA GTTTGAGACAGAGCAGGCCCTGCGCCTGAGCGTGGAGGCCGACATCAATGGCCTGCGCAGGGTGCTGGATGAGCTGACCCTGGCCAGAGCCGACCTGGAGATGCAGATTGAGAACCTCAAGGAGGAGCTGGCCTACCTGAAGAAGAACCACGAGGAG GAGATGAATGCCCTGCGAGGCCAGGTGGGCGGTGAGATCAATGTGGAGATGGACGCTGCCCCAGGTGTGGACCTGAGCCGCATCCTGAACGAGATGCGTGACCAGTATGAGAAGATGGCAGAGAAGAACCGCAAGGATGCCGAGGATTGGTTCTTCAGCAAG ACAGAGGAGCTGAACCGCGAGGTGGCCACCAACAGCGAGCTAGTGCAGAGCGGCAAGAGCGAGATCTCGGAGCTCCGGCGCACCATGCAGGCCTTGGAGATCgagctgcagtcccagctcaGCATG AAAGCATCCCTGGAGGGCagcctggcagagacagagaACCGCTACTGCGTGCAGCTGTCCCAGATCCAGGGACTCATCGGCAGCGTGGAGGAGCAGCTGGCCCAGCTTCGCTGCGAGATGGAGCAGCAGAACCAGGAGTACAAGATCCTGCTGGACGTGAAGACGCGGCTGGAGCAGGAGATCGCCACCTACCGCCGCCTGCTGGAGGGCGAGGACGCCCA cctGACTCAGTACAAGAAAGAAC CGGTGACCACCCGTCAGGTGCGTACCATTGTGGAAGAGGTCCAGGACGGCAAGGTCATCTCCTCCCGCGAGCAGGTCCACCAGACCACCCGCTGA